A genomic window from Agreia sp. COWG includes:
- a CDS encoding amidohydrolase, which translates to MTTSLDLAELYRDLHAHPELAFQEHRTAGAAAQHMRTLGLDVIEGIGGTGVAAVCSNGEGPTVWLRADMDGLPVEELTGLDYASTTTGVGADGTETPVMHACGHDMHVTWLIGAMRRLVLTRESWSGTVVAVFQPAEESIAGATAMIEDSLLERVPLPNVVLGQHVAPFPAGVVSLTSGTAMAGSDDIAVVLHGRGGHGSRPEATIDPVLAAASTVVGLQSIVSREVTPGTLAVVTVGTIHAGSASNIIPAEARLGVNVRSLDAKTRDLLVGSIDRIVRAEAQAAGMTTEPEINVLVSAPATINDATATQVVRDAFAAEWGEASVIDYGAVSGSEDVGVLASAASAPLVFWFTGGSDPVLFGAAAAAGRLEQDIASNHSPYFAPVLEPTLERGVAALVVAALAFLD; encoded by the coding sequence ATGACCACTTCGCTTGATCTCGCCGAGCTGTATCGTGACCTGCACGCGCATCCGGAGCTCGCTTTCCAGGAGCATCGCACAGCGGGCGCGGCGGCTCAGCATATGCGCACGCTGGGACTCGACGTCATCGAGGGCATCGGAGGGACCGGTGTTGCAGCTGTTTGCTCCAACGGAGAAGGGCCGACCGTGTGGCTGCGCGCAGACATGGACGGGCTTCCCGTGGAAGAGCTCACCGGACTCGACTACGCGAGCACGACAACCGGTGTAGGGGCCGACGGCACCGAGACTCCGGTCATGCACGCCTGCGGCCATGACATGCATGTCACCTGGCTGATCGGGGCGATGCGCCGGCTCGTCCTCACGCGTGAATCCTGGTCCGGCACGGTGGTCGCCGTCTTTCAGCCCGCGGAGGAGTCGATCGCCGGTGCTACGGCGATGATCGAGGACAGTCTGCTCGAGAGGGTGCCACTCCCGAACGTCGTCCTCGGGCAGCATGTGGCACCGTTTCCTGCTGGCGTGGTCTCGCTGACCTCCGGCACCGCCATGGCGGGATCAGATGACATCGCCGTGGTGCTGCACGGCAGGGGTGGGCACGGCTCGCGCCCCGAGGCCACGATCGATCCCGTGCTCGCGGCGGCCTCGACGGTCGTGGGTCTGCAATCGATCGTCTCCCGGGAGGTGACGCCGGGCACGCTCGCCGTGGTCACGGTGGGAACCATCCACGCAGGAAGCGCCAGCAACATCATTCCCGCCGAGGCGCGTCTCGGCGTCAACGTGCGCAGTCTCGACGCGAAGACTCGCGATCTCCTTGTCGGCTCGATCGACCGCATCGTTCGTGCAGAAGCGCAGGCCGCGGGAATGACCACGGAGCCCGAGATCAATGTTCTTGTGAGCGCGCCGGCCACGATCAACGATGCCACGGCGACGCAGGTCGTGCGCGACGCATTCGCTGCCGAGTGGGGGGAGGCGTCGGTGATCGATTACGGAGCCGTCTCCGGAAGCGAGGACGTGGGCGTCTTGGCGAGCGCCGCCTCCGCGCCCCTCGTATTCTGGTTCACCGGGGGCTCCGACCCGGTTCTCTTCGGCGCCGCGGCCGCGGCCGGTCGACTCGAACAGGACATCGCTAGCAACCACTCGCCCTACTTCGCGCCGGTGCTCGAGCCGACGTTGGAGCGCGGTGTCGCTGCACTGGTCGTCGCCGCGCTGGCTTTTCTCGACTGA
- a CDS encoding zinc ribbon domain-containing protein gives MKAPVTEQRTLLDLQAADTRLDQLAHSVKTLPQSIALNELASDVARARALSASIRGELEDTRVEMTRVESDVEVVSARIARDRERLSTSSSTKDIQGLEHELASLLKRQSDLEDIELTVMERQEEIDGRFSAASARLDELLVREQELIADRDDKLAQITAEIEQVTQRRARIASTIGAELLSLYDKQRSRYGIGAALLTRGVSGGSHVKLHESDLAVIRAAAADDVVLDPDSNCILVRTEESGL, from the coding sequence ATGAAGGCACCGGTTACCGAGCAGAGGACCCTCCTCGACCTGCAGGCGGCAGATACTCGCCTGGATCAGCTCGCCCACAGCGTGAAGACGCTGCCTCAGTCGATTGCGCTGAACGAACTCGCCTCCGACGTGGCACGCGCCCGCGCGCTGTCCGCCTCCATCCGCGGGGAGCTCGAGGACACCCGCGTCGAGATGACCCGGGTCGAGTCCGACGTCGAGGTCGTGTCCGCCCGCATCGCCCGAGATCGCGAGCGGTTGTCGACGAGTTCATCGACCAAGGACATCCAGGGTCTCGAGCACGAGCTCGCCTCGCTGCTGAAGCGACAGAGCGACCTCGAGGACATCGAACTCACCGTCATGGAGCGTCAGGAGGAGATCGATGGGCGCTTCAGCGCAGCGTCTGCGCGACTCGACGAGCTGCTCGTCCGCGAGCAGGAGCTGATCGCTGACCGAGACGACAAGCTCGCCCAGATCACGGCGGAGATCGAGCAGGTCACGCAGCGGCGCGCCCGGATCGCGTCGACCATCGGAGCCGAGCTGCTCTCTCTCTACGACAAGCAGCGTTCGCGCTACGGAATCGGCGCCGCACTTCTCACGCGTGGTGTGTCCGGTGGCAGCCACGTGAAGCTGCACGAGTCTGACCTCGCCGTCATCCGGGCGGCTGCCGCAGACGACGTGGTGCTCGACCCCGACAGCAACTGCATCCTGGTGCGCACCGAGGAATCCGGCCTCTAG
- a CDS encoding Nif3-like dinuclear metal center hexameric protein, which yields MTHTLRELNAAVEELWPTRFAEDWDRPGLTVGDVDDEVRHIHLAVDPVTDTVDEAIELGADALLVHHPLLLRGITSVATDRYKGALVTRLIRARCGLIAAHTNADIVADGTSGVLAARLGLVDLRPIVTGEREGTGIGRVGTLPEPSTLGRLALSLAEILPATATGIRVSGGYDDPVSRIALCGGAGDSLLGEAVVLDADVYITSDLRHHPASESREQAVMSAGPALIDVSHWASEWLWLESAATHLRELLPHATVTVSEIRTDPWDFVVTQ from the coding sequence GTGACGCACACGCTTCGAGAACTCAACGCCGCCGTCGAGGAGCTCTGGCCCACGCGCTTCGCAGAAGACTGGGACAGACCCGGCCTGACGGTGGGCGACGTCGACGATGAGGTCAGGCACATCCACCTGGCTGTCGATCCCGTCACCGACACCGTCGATGAGGCGATAGAACTCGGCGCCGATGCCCTCCTCGTGCACCACCCCCTCCTCTTGCGCGGCATCACCTCCGTCGCCACCGACAGGTACAAGGGCGCGCTGGTCACTCGCCTGATCAGGGCGCGATGCGGCCTCATCGCGGCTCACACGAACGCCGACATCGTCGCAGACGGAACCTCCGGAGTTCTGGCCGCCCGGCTCGGACTCGTCGACCTGAGACCCATCGTCACCGGTGAGCGAGAGGGCACGGGCATCGGCCGCGTCGGCACCCTCCCCGAGCCCAGCACACTCGGCCGGCTGGCCCTGTCGCTGGCAGAGATCCTTCCGGCCACTGCGACGGGCATCCGCGTCTCCGGCGGGTACGACGACCCCGTCTCGCGGATCGCACTCTGCGGGGGAGCCGGTGACTCGCTCCTCGGCGAGGCAGTCGTTCTCGACGCCGACGTCTACATCACCTCAGATCTCCGGCACCACCCGGCCTCCGAGTCCCGCGAACAGGCCGTCATGTCGGCGGGTCCCGCCCTCATCGACGTGTCGCACTGGGCGAGCGAGTGGCTGTGGCTCGAGTCGGCCGCCACGCACCTTCGCGAACTGCTGCCGCATGCCACGGTGACGGTCAGCGAGATCCGCACCGATCCCTGGGACTTCGTCGTCACCCAGTAG
- a CDS encoding SPOR domain-containing protein — protein sequence MSEDPSKQYWYNMKTGQVEHGYESSVVDRVGPFGTEDEASHALEKLRANSAKWAEDEAREQR from the coding sequence GTGTCGGAAGATCCGTCGAAGCAGTACTGGTACAACATGAAGACCGGCCAGGTCGAGCACGGTTACGAGTCGTCGGTCGTCGACAGGGTAGGGCCGTTCGGTACGGAGGATGAGGCTTCTCACGCCCTCGAGAAACTCCGCGCGAACAGCGCCAAGTGGGCAGAGGATGAGGCGCGCGAGCAGCGTTAG
- the panB gene encoding 3-methyl-2-oxobutanoate hydroxymethyltransferase encodes MSESSSVSPVPKRVRTRHFQNAKESGTSITGLTSYDQLTAHIFDEAGIDFLLVGDSAGNTVFGYDTTLPVTVDELIPLTRAVALATKRALVVADMPFGSYESGPLEALHTAVRFMKETHAHAVKLEGGVRSAEQIRRIVEAGIPVMAHIGFTPQSEHGLGGHMIQGRGDGLEGLLADAIAVEEAGAFAVVLEMVPAEAARVVTEKLRIPTIGVGAGPDVDGQLLVWTDFAGLTSGRVPKFVKQYADLRGILSDAVSRFRSDVANGDYPAPEHSYD; translated from the coding sequence ATGTCAGAGTCGTCGTCCGTATCACCCGTTCCGAAGCGCGTTCGAACACGCCATTTCCAGAATGCGAAAGAGTCGGGCACCTCGATCACCGGCCTGACGAGCTATGACCAGCTCACCGCCCACATCTTCGACGAGGCCGGCATCGACTTCCTCCTCGTGGGCGATTCGGCCGGCAACACGGTCTTCGGCTACGACACGACACTCCCGGTCACCGTCGACGAGCTCATCCCCCTCACCCGGGCCGTTGCCCTGGCGACGAAGCGAGCGCTCGTGGTGGCGGACATGCCATTCGGGTCATACGAGAGTGGGCCTCTCGAAGCCCTGCACACCGCGGTGCGGTTCATGAAAGAGACGCACGCCCACGCGGTGAAACTCGAGGGAGGCGTGCGCAGCGCCGAGCAGATCCGGCGCATCGTGGAAGCCGGCATCCCCGTGATGGCGCACATAGGCTTCACCCCGCAGAGCGAACACGGCCTCGGAGGACACATGATCCAGGGTCGGGGTGATGGCCTCGAGGGACTGCTCGCCGATGCGATCGCCGTCGAGGAGGCCGGGGCCTTCGCCGTCGTCCTCGAGATGGTTCCGGCAGAGGCCGCCCGGGTGGTGACAGAGAAGCTGCGGATCCCCACGATCGGGGTGGGCGCGGGTCCGGATGTCGACGGACAGCTCTTGGTCTGGACCGACTTCGCCGGGCTCACCAGCGGACGCGTTCCTAAATTCGTGAAGCAGTACGCCGATCTGCGCGGGATCCTGTCGGATGCCGTGTCACGATTCCGCTCAGACGTCGCAAACGGCGACTACCCCGCGCCAGAGCACTCGTACGACTAA
- a CDS encoding DUF3263 domain-containing protein produces the protein MINDRDRQLLEFEDNWKGPALRKYDQVRRRFDLSAARYVQRILRLCELVDVEREFPQLVRRIHSRADENRRKQDARARALD, from the coding sequence GTGATCAACGATCGCGACCGCCAGTTGCTCGAGTTCGAGGACAACTGGAAGGGGCCGGCTCTTCGGAAGTATGACCAGGTGCGCCGGCGGTTCGATCTGTCAGCTGCCAGGTATGTGCAGCGGATCCTTCGGCTGTGCGAGCTCGTCGACGTCGAGCGAGAGTTCCCGCAGCTGGTACGCCGGATTCACTCGCGCGCAGACGAGAATCGACGAAAGCAGGATGCGCGAGCTCGCGCACTCGATTGA
- the ppgK gene encoding polyphosphate--glucose phosphotransferase → MTTPNKTDVAIGIDIGGTGIKGAVVDLASGELLSDRVKIATPEGGKPKDIVGVVTKILEKLTDAPKDAPIGICFPAVVRNGRTMSAANVSKKWIGLEAEALFEDALGRDIVFVNDADAAGYAEVRFGAAKDRKGLILLTTLGTGIGTAIIYNGMLVPNAELGHLQIDGGDYELQAAYSAKEREDLSWSKWAERLQKYYTELEKLFSPDLFIVGGGVSKSYEEFLPLLDLTTEIVPAALRNNAGILGAAALAAQPRGNEGSVESPVEHPAAQL, encoded by the coding sequence ATGACCACCCCCAACAAGACCGACGTGGCCATAGGAATCGACATCGGCGGTACGGGAATCAAGGGTGCGGTGGTCGACCTCGCCTCGGGCGAGCTGCTCAGCGACAGGGTGAAGATCGCCACGCCGGAGGGCGGGAAGCCGAAGGACATCGTCGGCGTCGTCACGAAGATCCTCGAGAAGCTGACCGACGCTCCGAAAGATGCGCCGATCGGCATCTGCTTCCCGGCCGTCGTGCGCAACGGACGCACGATGTCGGCCGCGAACGTCTCCAAGAAGTGGATCGGCCTCGAGGCCGAGGCGCTGTTCGAGGACGCGCTCGGGCGTGACATCGTCTTCGTCAACGACGCCGATGCGGCCGGCTACGCGGAGGTACGCTTCGGCGCAGCGAAGGACCGCAAGGGACTCATCCTTCTCACCACGCTGGGCACAGGCATCGGTACCGCGATCATCTACAACGGCATGCTTGTGCCGAACGCCGAACTCGGACACCTGCAGATCGACGGCGGCGACTATGAGCTTCAGGCAGCGTACTCCGCGAAGGAGCGTGAGGATCTGTCGTGGTCGAAGTGGGCCGAACGCCTGCAGAAGTACTACACCGAGCTCGAGAAGCTCTTCTCCCCCGATCTGTTCATCGTGGGTGGCGGTGTCTCGAAGAGTTACGAGGAGTTCCTGCCGCTGCTCGACCTGACCACGGAGATCGTTCCCGCAGCGCTGCGCAACAACGCCGGCATCCTCGGCGCCGCGGCGCTGGCGGCCCAGCCGCGGGGGAACGAGGGTTCCGTCGAGTCGCCGGTCGAGCATCCGGCCGCGCAGCTCTGA
- a CDS encoding tyrosine-type recombinase/integrase — protein MIRTAAAVGDHTTAQVGLRLVADNQDWSMCLADFAEFQRAKGLADTTVRNRASILRSLQRSCGQHYTGVTLADLRRHIGRQGIAAGSRRTERGAIVAFFQFLHEDGYRDDDPTMKLAAVSAPKGTPRPFTAEQIDAMINGGAYRKTRAMILLGYYQGFRVSSIARVHGEDIDVLSNTIRTIGKGSKVGTLSLHPVIRDLAETMPADDWWFPARGGRPGYVSSASVTNLITLAKKRAGITDPRLTPHSLRHAFGTDLVDNGVDIRVIQELMMHESLATTQIYTGVSARKKQEGIVTLPVRSIQARSGRRAA, from the coding sequence ATGATCCGCACCGCTGCTGCTGTTGGAGACCACACCACTGCCCAGGTCGGGCTCCGGCTCGTCGCCGACAACCAGGACTGGTCGATGTGCCTGGCCGACTTCGCCGAGTTCCAGCGCGCGAAGGGACTGGCTGATACGACCGTCCGGAACCGGGCTAGCATCCTGCGCTCCCTGCAGCGCTCCTGCGGTCAGCACTACACCGGCGTGACCCTCGCGGACCTCCGCCGGCATATCGGCAGGCAGGGCATCGCTGCCGGCTCCAGGCGCACCGAGCGCGGTGCGATCGTCGCGTTCTTCCAGTTCCTGCACGAGGACGGATATCGCGACGATGACCCCACCATGAAGCTTGCCGCCGTGTCGGCACCGAAGGGCACCCCGCGACCGTTCACCGCCGAGCAGATCGACGCGATGATCAACGGCGGCGCCTACCGTAAGACGCGCGCCATGATTCTTCTCGGCTACTACCAAGGCTTCCGGGTGTCGAGCATCGCCCGCGTGCACGGCGAGGACATCGACGTCCTCTCGAACACCATCCGCACGATCGGGAAGGGATCGAAGGTCGGAACGCTGTCATTGCACCCTGTCATCCGTGACCTGGCTGAGACGATGCCGGCCGACGACTGGTGGTTCCCCGCTCGAGGCGGGCGTCCCGGCTACGTCTCCTCCGCCTCGGTGACGAACCTGATTACGCTCGCGAAGAAGCGCGCCGGTATCACTGACCCGAGGCTCACCCCGCATTCACTGCGGCACGCGTTCGGCACCGACCTGGTCGACAACGGGGTGGACATCCGTGTCATCCAGGAGCTCATGATGCACGAGTCGCTCGCGACGACCCAGATCTACACGGGCGTCTCCGCGCGCAAGAAGCAGGAGGGCATCGTCACCCTGCCGGTGAGATCCATTCAGGCACGCTCTGGTCGACGAGCGGCCTGA
- a CDS encoding M15 family metallopeptidase gives MTALKRHPEFWLAPNAAASFDRTEDDYIAAGGNQFDVASAGRTVGEQQDLIDRYDRGGTFNRPPYLYAPARPATASNHVRGGGLAADFGNATQRTWMHANGPKYGWFFNYAYDEVHFEYDRARDTQFGRADTPAATTGTEDSLMKISWDTSGTGYLRTENGIGPIGTMQLLNLFRRSIDIKEETFNPLEQQMMAGHISMIARSNLTGIALDQAKLTSALIDALSKQADPIAGRIIEGLKAAPLKFTSQATFTDADIAKVNAVLATAMNEAVPRISNAITKQAGAALSAAVK, from the coding sequence ATGACAGCACTGAAAAGACATCCAGAGTTCTGGCTCGCGCCGAATGCAGCAGCGTCGTTCGATCGCACGGAGGACGACTACATCGCGGCCGGTGGAAACCAGTTTGACGTGGCTAGCGCGGGCCGCACGGTGGGCGAGCAGCAGGATCTCATCGACAGGTACGACCGCGGTGGCACATTCAACCGACCGCCGTATCTATACGCCCCCGCGCGACCCGCGACCGCGTCCAACCACGTGCGTGGAGGCGGTCTCGCCGCCGACTTCGGCAACGCGACACAACGCACGTGGATGCACGCCAATGGCCCCAAATACGGCTGGTTCTTCAACTACGCCTACGACGAGGTGCACTTCGAGTACGACCGCGCACGCGACACCCAGTTCGGGCGCGCCGACACCCCCGCAGCAACGACAGGAACGGAAGATTCGCTCATGAAAATCAGTTGGGACACGAGCGGCACCGGCTACCTCCGCACGGAGAACGGCATCGGACCGATCGGCACGATGCAGCTGCTCAACCTGTTCCGCCGCTCCATCGACATCAAGGAGGAGACCTTCAACCCGCTCGAACAGCAGATGATGGCCGGGCACATCAGCATGATTGCTCGATCGAACCTCACGGGCATCGCGCTCGACCAGGCCAAGCTGACGTCGGCGCTCATCGACGCACTCTCCAAGCAAGCCGACCCCATCGCGGGCCGCATCATCGAGGGCCTCAAGGCGGCGCCGCTCAAGTTCACCTCGCAGGCGACGTTCACGGACGCCGACATCGCGAAGGTGAACGCCGTTCTGGCCACGGCCATGAACGAGGCCGTGCCCCGCATCTCGAACGCGATCACGAAGCAGGCCGGCGCAGCGCTCTCCGCCGCGGTGAAGTAA
- a CDS encoding LamG-like jellyroll fold domain-containing protein — MGAHDATAVGTPVYGAAKFGNGLNPGRLSISADLSTSIGTLEAWAKGTSTSQQIIVGNNTSGWWIGIQTTTGNAGFGRPGAALYAPISITDGNWHHLALTNDGATVRLWVDGVLGASAAYVGNLAFPTGTGIGMYGPGNTLPWAGQIDEVRFSRSVRYTAAFTPPAAAFSVDAQTIALYHLEASGVDAVPVSSPPTVPTGLTGTAGAGAVALSWTASTDDLSIPFYEVYRSTASPVAITSPVGTTAAGTTTYTDTTGTVGTNYYYAVLAVDDSGSKSALGNEVGPLASTAGVTTTFLPNNASLVYSPSNWDVTSVRAKTINPGAYLRCSFAAASMSSLVLTFDLADETAPLPLLRYQLDNGGWKSVEVATSVALQIPTTNAWGEHVLEVVVQSTSEFVTRWTPQNAYVSLTGIKVIAPAAATIKTTTKAARNVLIFGDSIVEGYKTLTNVTTPDGSDATCSWSYLLGRLLGAEVGVIGFGGTRWLGSGQGGVPKLSQSFNLLWGGGPARTFADPIPDLIIIALGHNDGGADQTGITPEAVAVLTAMLAATPITTQILVFRPLVARQAAPLQAAVAQVASGRVRYVDTTGWFAFAESSDSVHPYGFVNTRTIAPKAAEAVRGVIDRRTYINKGGVALPVTPNRL; from the coding sequence ATGGGTGCTCACGACGCAACAGCTGTAGGAACGCCGGTCTACGGAGCAGCCAAGTTCGGTAACGGGCTGAACCCCGGACGCCTATCTATCTCGGCCGATCTGAGCACCTCTATCGGCACCCTAGAAGCATGGGCTAAGGGCACATCCACTTCGCAGCAGATCATCGTCGGAAATAACACTTCCGGTTGGTGGATCGGCATTCAGACGACAACCGGCAACGCAGGTTTTGGTCGCCCTGGCGCTGCACTGTACGCACCCATTTCGATCACCGACGGGAATTGGCACCACCTAGCTCTTACCAACGACGGTGCCACCGTGCGCCTCTGGGTCGACGGTGTGTTGGGCGCATCAGCCGCCTACGTCGGAAATCTTGCCTTCCCCACTGGCACAGGCATCGGCATGTACGGACCGGGGAACACCCTGCCGTGGGCCGGCCAGATCGATGAGGTGCGCTTCTCGCGCTCTGTGCGCTACACCGCCGCATTCACCCCGCCCGCCGCGGCATTCTCGGTCGACGCGCAAACCATCGCGCTCTACCACCTCGAAGCGAGCGGTGTCGACGCCGTGCCCGTCAGCTCGCCACCCACCGTACCCACGGGCCTGACCGGCACAGCCGGCGCGGGAGCAGTCGCTCTTTCATGGACTGCTTCCACGGATGACCTCAGCATCCCGTTCTATGAGGTGTACCGCTCGACGGCGTCGCCGGTGGCCATCACGAGCCCAGTCGGCACCACTGCGGCCGGGACGACCACTTACACGGACACCACCGGGACTGTCGGGACGAACTACTACTACGCCGTCCTGGCGGTCGATGACAGTGGATCGAAGTCAGCGCTGGGTAACGAGGTCGGCCCGCTCGCGAGCACCGCTGGTGTTACGACCACGTTCCTCCCGAACAACGCATCTCTGGTCTACAGCCCGTCTAACTGGGATGTGACCAGCGTGCGGGCGAAGACTATCAACCCTGGCGCATACCTGCGGTGCTCGTTCGCTGCCGCATCCATGTCGTCGCTGGTCCTCACCTTCGACCTGGCGGATGAGACAGCCCCCCTGCCGCTCCTGCGGTATCAGCTCGACAACGGCGGGTGGAAGTCCGTCGAGGTCGCCACCAGCGTTGCTCTACAAATCCCCACGACGAACGCGTGGGGTGAGCACGTCCTCGAGGTCGTCGTTCAATCAACCTCTGAGTTTGTCACCCGATGGACCCCGCAGAACGCCTACGTTTCGCTCACCGGAATCAAGGTCATTGCGCCCGCCGCCGCCACGATCAAGACGACCACGAAAGCCGCTCGGAACGTTCTGATCTTCGGCGACAGCATCGTCGAGGGCTACAAGACATTGACGAACGTGACCACGCCTGACGGGTCCGATGCGACGTGCTCCTGGTCTTACCTTTTGGGCCGTTTGCTCGGCGCGGAGGTCGGCGTCATAGGGTTCGGTGGCACGCGTTGGCTCGGCTCGGGCCAGGGGGGTGTGCCGAAGCTCTCGCAGTCGTTCAACCTGCTCTGGGGTGGAGGGCCTGCTAGGACGTTCGCGGACCCGATCCCCGATCTGATCATCATCGCTCTCGGACACAATGACGGGGGCGCTGACCAGACGGGGATTACTCCCGAAGCCGTCGCTGTCCTGACGGCCATGCTCGCGGCGACACCGATCACGACACAGATTCTGGTCTTCCGGCCGCTGGTGGCACGTCAGGCCGCGCCGCTGCAGGCAGCAGTAGCCCAAGTCGCATCGGGTCGGGTGCGGTACGTGGACACTACCGGCTGGTTCGCGTTCGCTGAATCCTCAGACAGTGTGCACCCCTACGGTTTCGTCAACACTCGCACGATCGCACCAAAGGCGGCCGAGGCTGTGCGCGGTGTAATCGATCGACGTACCTACATCAACAAGGGAGGCGTGGCACTCCCAGTCACGCCGAACCGGCTCTAG